TCCTTAAAACACTCCAGCTGTCAATACAGGGTACAGACAGTTGTCCTCAGACTTTTAAGAACAGCCCAGACTGATTTGCCAGGAGTGATCAAGATAAACCAAATGATGTTGTGTGAGACAAGATGTTTTCAGATACACATCAGACAAGATCCCAAGCCATAAGTACCTGGTGTTTGTTGTCTTGGGTGGCTGTGGTTGACTGTCTTTGTGTGTGGCTGTCCCACCCATAGGGCAAGTCTGTGCACAATCCCATTGTGGGCACTGAGGAGGAACTGAGTGCAGGGAGGAGCGGGATGGAGCACGGGaaaatccctgctcccagctctgcgGGTTGGTGTGGCCCCAGCGCAAACATTCAGGCTTGGTCCCTTTACAAACAAATCCCTTACTGTCtgttcccctgcagcagcacagagattAATTGCTGTTTGTGAAGCTCTAATTACTCTTTGGGAaatggctctgcacagctccagctaaTGAACGTGGGATGTGCAAGCCCAGACTCGCCTGGGTCTGTGCCGCACTGCGATTCTGAGTGACTCCCTGCACCCGTGGGGCTCTAATCTGcctccccttctctctccccttccagACTCTCTCTGTCTCGATGCTGCTGCGCTACTCACACCATCAGATCTTTGTCTTCATTGGTAAGGACTGGCTGAGGGGTTTGAttgtgcctgctgcagcaccGGGTGTTGTAGAATCACagcaggtttgggttggaaggaccttgaGGATCATTAGTTCCAGTTTAGAAGGGTCCTACCTGTAGCTGCACGGGGAGTACATCCTTCTGCTCTTAGTCACTTGCCTGAGCTTATTCTCTGTCCTGAGAAGCGTTGGCTGGGGGCAGAGGATGTGGCTGCCCTGAACAGACAGCACTGTGGGGTGGAGGGTTCTGTGGCTGTCCGTGCCTCAGcctgtttttcctcttgcagTTGACCTGTTGCAGATGCTGGAGATGAACATGACCATtgcattccctgctgctccactcCTCACTGTCATCCTGGCTCTGGTCGGTAAGGACTTGCTTCACTGCTTGTGtctgcagcacatccctctgggatCTGTGGGAAGTCTaattccctgttcccagctggcCACAGCAGGTGGTTACTGTGGCTGCTCATCACAAGGCAGAAGGCTCTGGAATTTGATGGCACAGTGAGCTCCATTGTCCTTCTGGGTcccctggaaaagcagcagtttgttGGGAAATCCCAGAATCCAAAGCTTTGTCTGTCCCTGGAGCTCGTTCCAGACTTGCACTGTGTGGCCACGTTGCATGTgtacaattttaatttaaagagcagcaaaacctcccaaaatctgcgctgcaggaagcagctgaTCCATGGGATGTGGCAGGCAGAGCATTCTTGGCCATAGCTGCTGCCATAAGCAGACCTGGGCAGGTGCAGTCACAGACCTGCTCTGAGGTGACACAGGACTCTTTCCCATGCCCTACTACATGCtgatgtcccctctgtccccaggtaTGGAGGCCATAATGTCTGAGTTCTTCAATGACACCACAACTGCTTTCTACATCATCCTCATCGTGTGGCTGGCGGACCAGTACGACGCCATCTGCTGCCACACCAACACCAGCAAGAGGCACTGGCTCAGGTGAGGGCTGCCTGTGGCCAGcaccccaggcacagcagcctccaCTCCTAAGGGTATGATTTGTGTGGCTGCTTGGGAACTGCCCCACATCACAGGGTCCAACGTGAAATTTTCTAGTTTGGGTTTGGGCCTGGGTCTTGCAATCATCTTGATCTTCCCCAGCCTCTTGTTTTGTCCTATTTATACTCTAATTATCTGTTAATGAGTCTGTGTCACCCCCTGTGAGGTgccccagctcaggctgctgttGGGAGAGAAGTGAGctcttatttttcctgatttttcttgctttcttgtcCAGATTCTTCTACTTGTACCACTTTGCCTTCTATGCCTACCACTACCGCTTCAATGGGCAGTACAGCAGCCTGGCACTTGTCACCTCCTGGCTCTTCATCCAGGTgagtccctgcagggctgctgcaccCTGGGGGGCTTTGTCACACTTCCTCTCAAGCTGGGTTGGAGGGAGGGATCCTTATTTCTGTAACAGATGGAATTAAACCTGGTTTGGAAATGGAGCAGCAGAATGAGGCTGTGGATGTTTGGATTGCTGCCTCCAATCCAGGCATGGGACTGACAAGAAGCTGATGCCACAGGGGTGTTGGGAAGGATTTTTGTCCTGTCCTTCTGGAATAAATCCTGGGGGGCATACCTGTTGGGTGAATTTGATTGTTGacctgctgcagggtggggacagggaatAGAGGATGGGCCAGAGGAATGCTGTCAtccttcttttcccagcctttgAAAGTGAAGAGGGGTtgtaaagagagagaaatataaaGCAGCTTGCAGTAATAGTGGAAGGGATAAATCTTTGCAAACTTGCTggtgtcagagcagcaggattcTTCAGGAGAACTTTGGTTTACTTGGGATGTGGTGGCCTGTGAcacctttccctttcctccgCCAGCACTCGATGATTTACTTCTTCCACCACTACGAGCTGCCAGCCATCCTGCAGCAGATCCGCatccaggagatgctgctgcagaacCAGCAGGTCGGGCAGGGCACCCAGACCACGCTGCAGGACAACCTCAACAACAACACCACGGCTGCCCCGGTGGAGGCcgggccccgccgagccccgctgGCCCCCGGGCCCCTCGGGGAGGGCGCTGgcccagctgccctgagccccgGCGAGGCCTCCAGCGTcatcgccgccgccgccgcctccgtGGGCAGCGACCTCAACTGGGTGGCAGAGACGGCCGCCATTGTCACAGAGGCCTCGTTCCTGTCTGACCTGAGCACCACCCTGCTGGAGCCCACCGTGGTGCACGAGGCCGTGGCCAACGGGACCCCTCAGGAGGCGGCCGTGGGCTCGGGGTTGGTCGCTCGCATCAGGGTCAGCAGCGAGCACCCGGAGACAGCCATGGGCTCCATCACCATCGAGGTCACCTCAACGTCCGTGGTGGCTGCAGCAGATGCTTCccccactgctggggctgcccctctTGCCCCACTGCAGGAGGGGGTggtccccagctcctcccttccCAAGCAGACTGAGGCTCTGGAGGGCTCAAACAGCCGAGCAAAACCTGGTGGTAAAAACTGCAcgggcagcagcagtgtggcagagcccctgccagcctcGGGGGGGGACAGTGACCAGGACAGAGGTTTGGAGGACTGgggggagagcagcccctgcccagcaccagcagagagAACGCCCAGCTCAGAGCCAAGCTCCAGGAACCTGTCCTGAACCCTGTTGTTGTCACTCTGGACTGCCAGGAAGAcatttggattttgtttgttaCTATTTCTCACTTCACCATCATCCTTAACCCATGGATCCCTCTGAGCAGAGCcggagcagctgggacagagcagggctgctgtgaccTCCCTCCCCTAGGAAAGGCActgggggggctgtgggaagggtgGGGGGTTTTGGTCCCCTGGCTCCTCTGAGGCCACAGGTGAGCCAGCTACCTgttcccaccctgccctgctcatgCCCTGGCTTTTCCTTGTCCCCCAATCCCTGGCTTTGCCcctgcagctgtgtttgcagtcCAGGTGCTGATCCCAGGTGGGAGCTGACCTGGGACAGGCCTCAGGCGTGGCAGCTTTGTGTTTAGAGTGGGAGTGGATAGAACAGGCAGAGTGTCCAGCCCCTGTGGGAGAGCCACAGAGGTGATTCCTGCTCAcctttcctgctcctgaggggaggaggagctCTTACCTTCCCCAGGCACAAAGTCTGCCCAGGCTAGGGCACAACcaaagcagaaagctgcagTTCAGCcccttttttcctgtccttaAACTTCCCTTGGTGGGTGGGTTGGGAGGTGGAAGGTGCTGTGTGCAGGTGGGAGCTGCCATCGCAGGAGCCATGAGTGATGCttggagggagctgtgctgcagtggggtgagtgagggcagcagctctgtcctgcacagctctgctctgggtgaaGCAGCTGCTTTCCAGTGCCTTGTCCCTCCTGGGGGACACGTCTGTGTTTAGAATCAGCCCCATCCcagaggagagagcagctccTCATGCCTGGATTGTTGCATGAGCTGATTTAGCAAAGAACCAAAACACTAAAGCCAAGACATTTCAGCTGGTTTTCCCACGTTTCCCTGGCAGTGGAGCTGAGGCTGGCAGAACCTGACCTGTCccaggaggctgagctggggggcTGCCTGTGTTCCCTGCAGAGGGGCCAGCTCCATGCCAGGGTGTGCTGCAAGGAGGGTTTGTGCAGGGAGGTGGAGCAGAGTGAGGCAGGATGAAGCTCTGGGAGAAGCACGGTGGGacggggcagggacaggaggtgacaTGTGGGCACTTGGCTCTCTTGGGGACAGCTGGGTCCCTGCACAGATGTCCCTGAGTTCAGTGTTTTTCCCCTATGGCTGAGCAGTGTCTGGGGTCCATCCCCTCGGGGGGCTCCGTGCGTTTCAGTGTTACCTTATCAACACGGGGGGGCTCAgagccccctcctcacccctctGCCTTTCCCACCTGGGTGccccctttttgtttttttttcctttttacctgGAGCAGCCATGGTGCTgttccagggcaggggggaCCCTGCTGTGACCAGCAGGTCAAATCTTGCTGCTGCCCTCACTCCTGAGAAGGAACCGTGTGGCCAACTGGCTCCCAGCCTCTGGAGTGCCAGGAATGACCACGGGCCTTTCAGAGGAgtgggtgggaggggaaggggggacaCCAAACCAAATGATTTGATGAATGAAGAGTAGAGTTCATTCTATTTAATTAATGTACAAAATGTGTTtgtatataataataaatattatctCTTAACAGCTCCTGCAGCGCTGCCCCATGTCCTGCCCAcggctgtgctgggctgatgTGTGGGAGTCCTGGGGGCAGGGGGGTGCAATAATCAGTCCTGGGGgtgcttcctcctccttctgtcCTGGGGTGTCACCATCTGTCCCCTTGCagtgtgcaggagcagagggctgAGCACCAACCCTGTCCGGGCCATGCTCggtggagctggggcagcctccgtgccagggctgcagggctggctccttcCGCAGCCGCCTGTAGGGGCATGGGGAGCTGTTCCTCATCCTCGGAGCCCTGAGCCGAGCCTGTCCCGCTCCCCGTGCAGCGTCTCCATCCCTCACTCTCCGCCCCAGGAAGGCTCCGGTTCTGCTTTGCGGTGGCTCTGGGATCAGCCCGGttttggagctggagctgcctctccaGAGGGAGGTTCCGGGCTCGGCCTGTCCTGCCCCGTGCATGTGGGagcttcctctgcctcctcctcctcctcctcctaatCACGGCCGTCCTGCGGcggggctgagctgggcctgcggaggaaggagaggaaggggaagggttgttctcagccagccctggctgcgtttggggaagaggaaaagcagacTTGGTCTTCTTTGGTCATCTTTATTTACGTGGTGTAAAAACAGAGCCGGGGGCGCAGGGGCTGAGCTTTGTCCAGGCACTGTGGGGACCTCTCACCCCAAGTGAATCTCCCAAAAAGAACCTCCCGGCCCTTCAAACCCCCGCTGCCAGCAGAAGGACGGGGGAAGAGACAAAGGCcgcagagctggggcagccccaggacatctcccctcccttttttccttccactccTCCTCCGAGCCAGAGGAgtggctgccctgccctgcccctgggatgttttggggggtccctgtcccccatctCACCTCTCCTCCCGGTGTTCCTCGGTGGCCAGCGGGGCGGGCAGTGCCCGGCCGCCCTTGGCGGTGCCCAGCACGGACACCAGCTCGCTCTTCCTCAGCAGCGCCGCCCGCAGCTGCTCCCGCATCTCCTGGatcttctcctccagctcccgGAGCTCGTTCTCCCCGGCCGCTCTGTCCAGGGGCTGCGGCGGCCGCCCGTTCCCGGGGTGCCACGGAGGGGACCCCTCCTCCTCGGGGGGGGCTTTGTCCAGCTGGAAGCGCACCCGCCGTGCCTCCCTCCGCAGGgcgctccagggctgctgcGCTGGCGCCGGGACCGACCTGGGCTGCGGCTCGCACCTGTGTGGGGAGGGCTGAGTTGGgatctggctgctctggggtcCCTCCGCAGCACCACAGAGGtctggctgggaggaggaggaggaggaaagcagggCAGGCTCCCAGTCCCAGCCGTACCTCTGCTCCAACTTCAGCTGCTGGCTCTTCCTCTCCTCCGTGCCCATGTTCAGAGCCCGATGGATTTTCTGTGGGGAACATGACAAGAGTGAGTTGGGGGGGATGGCTTGGAGGTTAACAGGCCAGTGATTAATTGGAGGGTGATGGTCTGGAGGGTGATGGTCTGAAGGGTGATGGTCTGGAGGTGATGATCTAGAGGTGATGGTCTGGAGGGTGATGGTCTGGAGGGTGATGATCTAGAGGTGATGGTCTGGAGGGTGATGGTCTGGTTCAGGGCTCAAACAGGGGTTGGTGGTCCGTGGCTGCAGAAGGTGGTGCAGTTTAGGAGGGAGCAGCCACATGGGGTTGGGGGTCTTTGGGGCGCTGTGTGagccccttccttcccctggcCCCACCTGGCTGGTGTGCAGCCAGTAGTTGAATTTCTTCTTGCGGCGGATGCGGGGCAGGACGAGGCGGTAGAAGACGTGCTCGCCCAGCGAGGTGAGGAGGGAGCCGCTCAGCCCGATGCACAGCAGCACGAACAGCCCCGAGAAGTGGTAGATGCCCATCTGCAGGGTCTGCGGGGGGCAGGGggtgtgggctgggctggggggtcAGACCCCGGAGCCCCCTCCCCGGCCGAGGCGCCGCTGCCGCACCTCAGTGACGGCGAAGACGCGTTTGCCGCAGGGCACCATCTTGTACCACTTGTCGTGCAGGAGGTCGATGAACCCCGAGGATTTGTAGCGGCTGATGAACTCGGAGACGTTGGAGGTCAGCGGGGAGTTCTGGGGGAGGCCGATGCCGTAACCTGGCCCcggtgaggaggaggagaaacgGGCAGTGTTGGGATGGGGGGTGCAGCCCCCAGTGCCCACCACGGAGGGGGAACCTCCCCACCCGGCGTGGTTGTGGCAGGGCATGACCCCAGccccatcacacacacacagagcagaacccccttcccagcacagcccccccaaACCTTCGATGGCGAAGGGTTTGCCCACAGTGAGCAGTTTGCAGTCGGAGTCGATGGAGACCTCATAATCCAGCAGTGATTTGTCCATGATGAAGGCATTGAGCTTGGCAGGCTCTGTCCtgtgggggacatgggggggatgctcagggaggGGCTGCTCCCCCCTTGCCCAGCATCCCCCCAGCCTGACACCCCTCCCAGAGGTGCACAGGCTCCAGGACTGGGGCAAAAAATGCCCTGGGGGGGGTAAAAGGTGTGGGGGAACCCCTcatgctctccctgcccctcactTGAGCATGGTGACGCCATCGGGGGTGGTGGGGACGTTGTAGCGCCGCATGTACTCGTGCATCTCGGGGAAGCTCTTCTTGATGTACTCCTCAGCACTGCTCTCCCACACCGTGCCGGAGCGGAAGCCCTGTGAGGGGTGATGGAGCTGGAAGGAGGCACCAGAGCATCAGCACCCCTGGCCCCAGGAATGTGTCCCCACTCCCTGGGgatgtgtccccagccctgagtCCCAGGCAGGGTGTCTGGGCAGCCCCAGAGGTGCAGCAGCTCTTGGGGGTGTCTGGGAAGGAGCTTCCCCAAGAGCAGCCTCAGCCTGAACTCAGCCCActtccccctgccctggagctgaggCTGGGATTTAACACCAGTGGGATACACACACAAAGCTTTCTGCAGGTCTCAAAGACCCCCCACTCTTAGAAGGGGCCAAGATGCAGGACTGGGGctggagagaagaaggaaggTGCAGAAGGAAGTACATGAcccccctcagccccttccctggccttcagccctctcccagcccatctGAAGCAGCAGGACACTCACTCACCTTTGGGTCGTGGATGCCTGAGAGCTCCTCGAAGGTCTTGTCCCCCACCATGACAGCTGCCAGGTTGGCTGTGTAGCTGGAGAGCACCAGGAGGCAGAAGATGGCCCAGAGGTTCATGAGGAAGCGGCCGGTGCAGCACTTGGGCGTCTTGCTGGAGACAGTGCGCCCGAAGAGGATGGCGTAGCACAGGTTGAGGGCTGAGGAGTAGGAGAAGATCTTCATGCGGTTGCGCCCGTGGGGGGTCATTCCATAGGGGCTCTTCCACTCGTAGAGGGTGAGGAAGAGCGCGGTCATGTGCAGCGCCACGAAGATGCCCACCCACATGGTCCAGTGCAGGGGCCACATGAAGGCCCCGATGGGCGACGCCGTGTCCTTGGTCCTCACCAGGATGCCCAGGCTGGTGGAGAAGAAGGGGCTGGTGAAGTCGATGACTTTGCTCCGCGCCGAGTTGATGCTGAAGGAGGTGACGGCCATGTGGGCCGTGCCGCTGAGCAGGTCCCCCACCAGTCCCGTCCAGCGCCCGTTCTTCCAGGCTCCATATTTCCCATCTCCCACGATGTAGAGCTCGAAATCAAAGGCCATGTCCTCGgccagcttctccagcaggTCGATGCAGTACCCATAGCAGCATTTCTTGTACTCCTGTGGCACTGATCCGTTGCCACTGCCAATCTTCTCAAAGAGGGCGTCCAGCACGGCCGAGTCGTTTGTGCCGGggtccaggcagagctgcccggCCGGGCAGTTCCCTTCCTCATCCACCTCCCTGGTGAAGACAAAGGGATGCTCCACCAGCGTCACCACCCTCAGCCGTGTCCGGGCCCCCTCGGCCGCCTCGCCGGGGCTCTTGTGCTGCCGCTGGCTCTGCCACACgacctcctccagctccagcttgcCGTGGCTCCAGGTGCCTGCTGTCATCCAGGTGGGGACTCCCTGCGAGTCCCTGCGCAGGCTCCAGATGCGGAACTGCTGCTCTGGCCTCACCAAGGCCGTGTTCTCCACACGCAGCAGCCCTGTCTGGCCGTGGAAGGATGTGTTGGCCAGGAACCTGCCAAGGAAAGGGTTTCACTGCTCCAGTGCTCAAGGGAtgaggctgggagctgagagCGGGATGTGCCCGACGTGGGCAGGACAAGGtcaaggaggagcagcaggatctggccttgctgtgctgccctgcagctcgctgtgctgccagggccaagtgttattaatatttatagaGTGACCATGCTCGGGCAGTGTTAAGGAGATCTGAAGTGACACATTCCCCATTGTGCAGTGCTAACCACGTCCTGGGGGTCTGAGCCCCATGGTGgtggctgcacacacacatcccaggggtcccctggctctgcccttaCCCCATCCCAGGTCTGGGACAGAACCCTCCCATGCACCCCAATACCAGAGAACCAGGATAGGGGAAAAGAggagcccccagcacccccttACCGGGCAAGGAAGAGCCCCGGGGACTCGCTGCCTGCCCGGTGCCTCTCATTGCAGCTCCCCGAGGTCTGCAGCTGTGCGGGGTCAgggaggctctgagcagcctgggcaaGGGCCTGGGACACCAGTCCCACCATGTCCTGCACAAAGAGCTCCAGCGGTGGCCGGCTCACCTCCCCAAAGGCCAGCAGCCCCGGGGGCAGCCCCTCGGTCTGCAGCTCACTGAGGCTGAGTGGGAAGCCCAGCATCCAGTGCAATTCCTGcagtggcagccccagctcctcagcagcctggaAGACGAGTCGAGCACGGTGCAggtcacagcccagcagcagcaccgggCTGGAGAGGCTCCTGACACGGTCCCCGTGCTGCTGCAGGTAGCGGGTGGCCCTGGGCTCATCCAGGTAGCCCAGGTCCAGGACAGTGCggaggaagagctgggaacGTTGGGCCCAGAGGTCGAGGAAGCTGTCGATGTCCCAGGGGTGGCAGAGCaccaggctgctctcctgccagtCGTTGGCCTGCAGGATGCTCACCAGCACATCCACCAGCGCCTCCGGGGAGCTCTGCCGGTCCATGTGGAAGTGGAAGGGGCTCTGCCAACACACGAGGGTCgtggctgtgcccctgcccaccGGAATAGCCCAGAGGCAGCACCAGACATGGAACCACCTGCCGGGAGGTCATCCCACACTCTCTGCCCGTCCCCTGCCCAGTTCCTGTCTGGGATGCACTGCCAGGACACATCCCAGAGCCCTCCGGAGGCAGAATGGAGTGGGGATTGGGGCTGaaggctgcagagcccctgaGGAACCAGGGAACTTACCTTGGAGGGAAAGCTGGAATTGGGTCTGGGAGAGAGCTGGGCAAGgagccaggacagagctgagaTGGGAGCTGGGATAGAGCCAGGATAGGGCTGGAGTGAGGGCCAAGAGGGGGCTGGAATAGAGCTGAGATGGGAGACAGAGAGCCAGGATGGGGCACAGGATGAGGCTGGGGTAGAGGCAGGATGGAGGTGGGAatgaggatgggatggggccaGGGTGGAAGACAGAGGGAGAACAGAGCCGGGATGGAGCCCGGAGATAGTCGGGATGCAGCAAGGATGAGTGGCTGGGATTCCGAATTGGAGCTGGAATCGAAGCCGGGATTGGGATCGGAGGCAAGTCCGAGCCGGGAGGAGGACCCGCGGAACAGAGCCGGTATGGAGCGAGACGGGGATCGGGATAGAGCCGGTATGGAACCGAGACGGGGATCGGGACAGGAGCACGGACGGAGCCGGCGAGCAGGGACGGGAGCGGGGACGGGAGCTGCGTGCAGTGCCGGGTCTCACCTGCGCTCGGAAAGGCAGCGGCCAGCGGGTGTCCAGGATGCTGACGAAGGGGACCTGGAGGGCGGCGGCGAGGAAGTcgagctggagcagctcccggcgggagcggggcagcGCCAGGACGGCGGCCACGCCGCGCCCCGCCAGCGCCCCGCACATCCACCGCGCCAGCGAGCCGGGGTCCCGCGCCGCCGGGCCGCCCCCGACCACctccaggctgaggctgtgggGCAGCGACACCTCCCGGGGCCGGTACCGGTACCGGTACCGGCGCTCGGGCCAGCGCGGCGCGGAGCCgggcgcgggcgggcgcgggcggcAGCAGCGCCCCGAGGCGCACggtggggccggggctggggccggggaGCCGGGACGCGGCAGGGTTGCGGGTGTCCCCCGCCGCCCCCAGAGCCGCCGCCAGCAGCCAGagcgcccgcagccccgccaTGCACCCCGCACCGGCCCCGCACCGGCTCCGGCTACGGGCAGGGACCTCCGGCCGGGTCCCGCCGGGGCCCCCCGTGCCCGGGTAGCGCCGaggccccgcagcccccggtgCGCGGTGGGTCACGCCGGACCCGGCCCACGCAGCAGCGCCGGACCCGCCCGCAGCCGCCCCGTCCACGCCCACGCACGGCGCGGGTCCCCCCCTCCCCGCACCCCACCCGCGCCGTGCTGCCCTGCGAGCGCTGCCACCCTCGGGGcccctggcacagaggggcCCGCTGATCCCAGGGTGGTCCCGGATACCTCTGGACCACTGGGatgttcctcctcttccttctcctcctcctcatctgcCTCCTCCGGAAAGCCCCTGGGGAGGGTCCCGGGCCGTGAACTGCCGCCTTCATCCCGGGAACGACCCCCAGCCCgacccctccatccctcctcagTCTGAGGTGCAGCTTCAATGTCCGGGGGTCCCGAGGCCCAGAGGTTCCAGGGCTGAGTGATTCCTTCTGCTGCGTGGGGAAtggggagaagggcaggagcagcacagccttcctctgctgagggaggggatgtggggtcaccctcctcatcctcagcagggaaa
The DNA window shown above is from Camarhynchus parvulus chromosome 28, STF_HiC, whole genome shotgun sequence and carries:
- the GRIN3B gene encoding LOW QUALITY PROTEIN: glutamate receptor ionotropic, NMDA 3B (The sequence of the model RefSeq protein was modified relative to this genomic sequence to represent the inferred CDS: deleted 1 base in 1 codon), with amino-acid sequence MAGLRALWLLAAALGAAGDTRNPAASRLPGPSPGPTVRLGALLPPAPARARLRAALARAPVPVPVRPREVSLPHSLSLEVVGGGPAARDPGSLARWMCGALAGRGVAAVLALPRSRRELLQLDFLAAALQVPFVSILDTRWPLPFRAQSPFHFHMDRQSSPEALVDVLVSILQANDWQESSLVLCHPWDIDSFLDLWAQRSQLFLRTVLDLGYLDEPRATRYLQQHGDRVRSLSSPVLLLGCDLHRARLVFQAAEELGLPLQELHWMLGFPLSLSELQTEGLPPGLLAFGEVSRPPLELFVQDMVGLVSQALAQAAQSLPDPAQLQTSGSCNERHRAGSESPGLFLARFLANTSFHGQTGLLRVENTALVRPEQQFRIWSLRRDSQGVPTWMTAGTWSHGKLELEEVVWQSQRQHKSPGEAAEGARTRLRVVTLVEHPFVFTREVDEEGNCPAGQLCLDPGTNDSAVLDALFEKIGSGNGSVPQEYKKCCYGYCIDLLEKLAEDMAFDFELYIVGDGKYGAWKNGRWTGLVGDLLSGTAHMAVTSFSINSARSKVIDFTSPFFSTSLGILVRTKDTASPIGAFMWPLHWTMWVGIFVALHMTALFLTLYEWKSPYGMTPHGRNRMKIFSYSSALNLCYAILFGRTVSSKTPKCCTGRFLMNLWAIFCLLVLSSYTANLAAVMVGDKTFEELSGIHDPKLHHPSQGFRSGTVWESSAEEYIKKSFPEMHEYMRRYNVPTTPDGVTMLKTEPAKLNAFIMDKSLLDYEVSIDSDCKLLTVGKPFAIEGYGIGLPQNSPLTSNVSEFISRYKSSGFIDLLHDKWYKMVPCGKRVFAVTETLQMGIYHFSGLFVLLCIGLSGSLLTSLGEHVFYRLVLPRIRRKKKFNYWLHTSQKIHRALNMGTEERKSQQLKLEQRCEPQPRSVPAPAQQPWSALRREARRVRFQLDKAPPEEEGSPPWHPGNGRPPQPLDRAAGENELRELEEKIQEMREQLRAALLRKSELVSVLGTAKGGRALPAPLATEEHREERPSSAPPQDGRD
- the TMEM259 gene encoding membralin isoform X1, which encodes MSENQPNANNHHPANNAGAAGGNNRGVRNPNLNQNPLINVRDRLFHALFFKMAVTYARLFPPSFRRVFEFFVLLKALFVLFILAYIHIAFSRSPINCLEHVRDKWPRDGILRVEIQRNSSRAPIFLQFCGVEKFPGMVVESTTEEEEEEEEEMTVDMFENSSIKFELDIEPKVFLKPSRVSSTELPHNDSQEFSFSDAATKGMQPLRETVSEFEMLARAVWPQEEYIVEYSLEYGFLRLSQSTRQRLSIPVMVVTLDPTRDQCFGDRFSRLLLDEFLGYDDILMSSVKALAENEENKGFLRNVVSGEHYRFVSMWMARTSYLAAFVIMVIFTLSVSMLLRYSHHQIFVFIVDLLQMLEMNMTIAFPAAPLLTVILALVGMEAIMSEFFNDTTTAFYIILIVWLADQYDAICCHTNTSKRHWLRFFYLYHFAFYAYHYRFNGQYSSLALVTSWLFIQHSMIYFFHHYELPAILQQIRIQEMLLQNQQVGQGTQTTLQDNLNNNTTAAPVEAGPRRAPLAPGPLGEGAGPAALSPGEASSVIAAAAASVGSDLNWVAETAAIVTEASFLSDLSTTLLEPTVVHEAVANGTPQEAAVGSGLVARIRVSSEHPETAMGSITIEVTSTSVVAAADASPTAGAAPLAPLQEGVVPSSSLPKQTEALEGSNSRAKPGGKNCTGSSSVAEPLPASGGDSDQDRGLEDWGESSPCPAPAERTPSSEPSSRNLS
- the TMEM259 gene encoding membralin isoform X2, with the translated sequence MSENQPNANNHHPANNAGAAGGNNRGVRNPNLNQNPLINVRDRLFHALFFKMAVTYARLFPPSFRRVFEFFVLLKALFVLFILAYIHIAFSRSPINCLEHVRDKWPRDGILRVEIQRNSSRAPIFLQFCGVEKFPGMVVESTTEEEEEEEEEMTVDMFENSSIKFELDIEPKVFLKPSRVSSTELPHNDSQEFSFSDAATKVWPQEEYIVEYSLEYGFLRLSQSTRQRLSIPVMVVTLDPTRDQCFGDRFSRLLLDEFLGYDDILMSSVKALAENEENKGFLRNVVSGEHYRFVSMWMARTSYLAAFVIMVIFTLSVSMLLRYSHHQIFVFIVDLLQMLEMNMTIAFPAAPLLTVILALVGMEAIMSEFFNDTTTAFYIILIVWLADQYDAICCHTNTSKRHWLRFFYLYHFAFYAYHYRFNGQYSSLALVTSWLFIQHSMIYFFHHYELPAILQQIRIQEMLLQNQQVGQGTQTTLQDNLNNNTTAAPVEAGPRRAPLAPGPLGEGAGPAALSPGEASSVIAAAAASVGSDLNWVAETAAIVTEASFLSDLSTTLLEPTVVHEAVANGTPQEAAVGSGLVARIRVSSEHPETAMGSITIEVTSTSVVAAADASPTAGAAPLAPLQEGVVPSSSLPKQTEALEGSNSRAKPGGKNCTGSSSVAEPLPASGGDSDQDRGLEDWGESSPCPAPAERTPSSEPSSRNLS